ATTCTGGGCACCGCGGCCTACCTGTCGCCCGAGCAGGTGCGGGACGGCAACGCCGGTCCCCGCAGCGACGTCTACTCGACCGGGATCCTGGCCTACGAACTGCTCACCGGGCGGACCCCGTTCACCGGCGACTCGGCGCTTTCGATCGCCTACCAGCGACTGGACACCGATGTGCCGCCGCCGAGCGCGGCGATCGAGGGGGTGCCGCCGCAATTCGACGAGTTCGTCGAGCGTGCGACCGCCCGCGACCCCGCGCGGCGCTACGCCGACGCCATCGAGATGGGCGCCGACCTGGACGCGATCGCCGAGGAGCTGCAGCTGCCCGACTTCCGGGTCCCGGCGCCCCGCAACTCCGCCCAGCACCGCTCGGCGGCGCTGCACCACAGCCGGATGGGCCAGCGGCCGGCCGGGCCGCCGCGGCCGGCGGCCCCGGCGCCGGCTCGCCAGCCCACCCGGCAGCTGACCCGCGGGCCCGGCGACTGGGCCGAGCCGGCGCCCGTCGAGCAGCCCGAACCGCGTCCCGATCGCGGCGACTACGCCGACGACGACTACTACGACAACGACTACTACGACAACGACTACTACGACAACGACGAAGACGAAGACGAAGACGAAGACGATGACTACGAATACGAGCCCGTCTCAGGCGAATTCGCCGGCATCGCGATGAGCGAATTCGTGTGGGCCCGACAGCGCGGCCGGCGCATGGTGCTGATCTGGGTGGCGGTGATCCTGGCACTCACCGG
This genomic window from Mycobacterium saskatchewanense contains:
- a CDS encoding protein kinase domain-containing protein encodes the protein MAATGAGDPLEGTLLDGRYLVECRIASGGTSTVYRGVDVRLDRPVAVKVMDARYAGDEQFLTRFRLEARTVARLKNPGLVAVYDQGMDDRHPFLVMELIEGGTLRELLAERGPMPPHAVASVLRPVLGGLAAAHRAGLVHRDVKPENVLISDDGDVKIADFGLVRAVAAAGITSTSVILGTAAYLSPEQVRDGNAGPRSDVYSTGILAYELLTGRTPFTGDSALSIAYQRLDTDVPPPSAAIEGVPPQFDEFVERATARDPARRYADAIEMGADLDAIAEELQLPDFRVPAPRNSAQHRSAALHHSRMGQRPAGPPRPAAPAPARQPTRQLTRGPGDWAEPAPVEQPEPRPDRGDYADDDYYDNDYYDNDYYDNDEDEDEDEDDDYEYEPVSGEFAGIAMSEFVWARQRGRRMVLIWVAVILALTGLVATAAWTIGSNLSGLL